One Coleofasciculaceae cyanobacterium genomic window, TAAACTATGAAGAGATTGGGCATTACGAATAGTTCGTCGTTAACTAAATTTTTTACGGTATTACACAAATTAGGAGGTAAAATTGCCATTTCATAACGTTACTGAATTACCAAAAGGATTCTGCGATCCAGATTCAGCATTGCCTAGTGAGTTATCTACTAGCGACCGCGTTCAAATCACAGAATTATTACACCGCGTTTATCTATGTGAAGATAGCCGAGATGACGCTGCTTTGAAAAAAATATTGACCGAAGATTATATCAACAAACATCCTTTATTTGGCAAACATGAAAGTGCTAGCAGTTTTATTGAGTGGTTTAAAAATACTCCTGTTGGATTCGATGGTATTCGTCACCATTGCTTGAACTCAATAACCCGTAAAGTCGGTCCAGATGTAGCAGAATCAGTTAGTTATATTTTGGTGCTTCAACTTTTTCCTGCCGAGTCTCGTAATGAGTCTCCCAGTGAAGAATTGGACTCATTACTGCCTCGTACTATTGGTCATGGTGTTGTATGCGACCGCTGGATTAAACAAAACGATAGATGGTACTTGCAACATCGTGTTTATCAGCAGATGTCGATTAACTCTGCTTTTCTACCAGATAGCAATAAGCGCAAAGATGCTGCGCGAACCCCACAATAGTTTTTTAAGAAGAAATGCAGAAAGCTTCATTTTTGTTTAATGAAATATTTAATTTTCACTGTCCCAACCTTTTTCTAGCACCTCTAACATTCCCCAACTGTTTCAACGCCATCGCACTAACCAAACAAACACCGCCAGTAATATAAAGTCCTTTATTCCCCGTTCCCATACCAATAAACCTAACTACGGCAAAACTAAACAGCATCGCGATAATCACGGGCATAATGACTACATACTGAGTATGTTCTGGTTTATCCTGCCTCAGCCCCAGCTTCTCCTGTTTGATAATTTTCCTGGCTAGCATTGGATTTCTACCAGCTAGAGGTTGGAGTTCAGCTAATTTAGATTTACTAATCTGTAAACCTTGTTTTATTGCTTCTGTTTCCATCACTTCTCTAATGGCGCGATTGCGCTCCGCGCACTGGCAGAGCCAATCGCTCGGCAACTCCAATTCAATCTCCAACATATCGAGGAAGATATCTTTGCCAGGATTGGCTACAGCAAAACAGACGACTTTCGCCCCAGCACTCATCATGTCTTCAATCCAATAACGAATTGAAGTAGTCAACCTTTTAGCTTCAGGAAATATAAGTAAGGTGTCTTCTCCAGAGTTTTCGAGTATTTCTTGTTTGAGAGCATCAACAGTTAAATCCTTCTCTCCTGTCGGGTCACCATTCTTGTTATATTGGGTTTCCGTCGTTGGGATATCTAACTGCATGGCGATTGCCCTAAAGGACTCGCTTCGCATCGCGCTCCGCGCACTGGCGAAGCCAATCGCAGCCTGAAACTCCCCCGACATTTCCTCATGCAAAGCTAGGGCAAAATCATTTTTACCCGTACCAGCTTCACCCAGAACTATTACAGAATTTCCAGCAGCGATCCCGCAGGGTAGGCGGAGCCTAATCGCCTTGACTACATGATTGAAAGAATCATTATCTTTAAAATCTACCCTTCTACCTGTCCCTTCTGGCTGCGGTGTTGGGCTAGTAGTTGAGTCGCGATCTCTGCTGGTGTCCACTTTGGGTTGGCTACCTCACGGGCGAGCGCTACTTTTTCTCTTAAGTCATCGGGTAAATCATCTTCAGTCATGCGATTGGCTAATTCTCGTATCAATAAGTTAGGTGTTGCCAATTCACGGGCTTTTAGTTGTGCCGCGCCTCTGAGTAGTGCATTTATATCAACGTTGGCAGTAGGTTCTTCAGCTTCAACATAAATACTATTTGGAGCGGAATTTATAGCTAAATCACTATTATTAGAAACTACTAAACCACCATAAACAAAACCATCTCGCTTACCATTTTCAATAACATAAGAACGTAATGCCCTAACTTGGTTGGCTTGGTCAATTGTTAGATAAGCTTTTTTGTTTTCATCCTTGTTGGCTGAGATACCTAGATAGTTTAAATCATCATAGTAAGTTGACTTTTTAAGGTCTAGTTCTGCCATCAAGTCCTCTGGACGGACAATGTTATCTGGGCTGGAATTCTGGTCGCTCATAATATTTTTTTTTTAATTCGATATACATATTATGAAATGCTCAAATAAATTTTTCTGTGATATCAGTCTGGAATTCCAGGATAGGTCTGGAACACAGTCCTAAAGGCAGCTTTAACTTTTAGCTTCAATCTTTTTGTTGGCAATTTAAAGTAAAGTGATCGCTTTGATAAATCAAGTTATTAATATCTAAAGTTTGGGAGTTAATACAACCTAAAAATACAAAAGCAATACAGTAAATTACATTTGTTTACTCATAGTTTGGCTAAATTATCAACTTAAATTATGGCAATTCATCTTTTCGCCTTGGTGAAATTTCGGACATTTGAATATCTATATTTTCACCATTTCGGCATTTTACCCAAGCAGCCAGGAGAAAATCCACCAATTCGGATTTATCTAAATTGATACCTGCCCGTTTGAGTTTGACTAGTTCATCTTCAACATCAAAGTCATTTTCTTTACGGATGTAGTAAGTT contains:
- a CDS encoding nuclear transport factor 2 family protein, encoding MPFHNVTELPKGFCDPDSALPSELSTSDRVQITELLHRVYLCEDSRDDAALKKILTEDYINKHPLFGKHESASSFIEWFKNTPVGFDGIRHHCLNSITRKVGPDVAESVSYILVLQLFPAESRNESPSEELDSLLPRTIGHGVVCDRWIKQNDRWYLQHRVYQQMSINSAFLPDSNKRKDAARTPQ